In a genomic window of Anoplopoma fimbria isolate UVic2021 breed Golden Eagle Sablefish chromosome 6, Afim_UVic_2022, whole genome shotgun sequence:
- the fgfbp3 gene encoding fibroblast growth factor-binding protein 3 has protein sequence MWEVSLVFGWAVLRIVLLIPRTPLLSPPSPPLSSSSPLFYPSVCGPHIPTATLSRGASHATMSVLPCSFLLLFFLCLSVVIEAKKQPGEAKPDKPRQPPTSPQPAKRARNRSVPGSGELTTKEGHSCTWQTSGEDLVSLLVNCSTETLGVQQRYWCRYAGKPDLCQAYGVKSSQYWKQLVGKLKKRTNACEGEKVLKAKTCKKATAEAHMKLAQRSGEEERKGGKKRVPPASKSSDGTKEERRKKKEEEEEENKKDDWAGFDDEGLVNDMEPMQSYCNEGWHSVCSFFVKFFEG, from the exons ATGTGGGAGGTGTCCTTGGTTTTTGGGTGGGCAGTTCTTCGTATAGTCCTCCTCATTCCTCGAACCCCCCTCCTttctccaccctctcctcctttATCCTCGTCTTCTCCCCTCTTTTATCCAAGTGTTTGTGGTCCCCACATTCCCACAGCGACTCTGAGCCGTGGAGCTTCACATG CCACCATGAGTGTCCTGCCATGCagtttcctccttctcttcttcctctgcctctcggTCGTCATTGAAGCCAAGAAGCAGCCTGGTGAGGCAAAACCGGACAAACCCCGCCAGCCTCCAACGTCCCCCCAACCAGCCAAGAGAGCTAGAAATCGCTCAGTGCCTGGCTCTGGAGAGCTGACCACCAAGGAGGGCCATAGCTGCACTTGGCAGACGTCTGGTGAAGACCTGGTCAGCCTGCTGGTGAACTGCAGCACTGAAACACTGGGAGTCCAGCAGAG GTATTGGTGTCGTTACGCCGGTAAACCAGACCTTTGCCAGGCCTATGGAGTGAAGTCCAGCCAGTACTGGAAGCAGCTGGTGGGGAAGCTGAAGAAGAGGACGAACGCCTGCGAAGGAGAGAAAGTCCTGAAGGCCAAAACCTGCAAGAAGGCCACCGCCGAGGCCCACATGAAGCTCGCCCAACGCagcggagaggaggagaggaagggagggaagaagagagTACCGCCGGCCAGTAAGAGCTCAGACGGAacaaaggaagagaggaggaagaagaaagaggaggaagaagaggagaacaaGAAGGACGATTGGGCTGGCTTTGACGACGAAGGATTGGTGAACGACATGGAGCCAATGCAGAGTTACTGCAACGAGGGATGGCACTCCGTCTGCTCGTTCTTTGTCAAGTTTTTTGAGGGTTGA